Proteins found in one Gemmatimonadota bacterium genomic segment:
- a CDS encoding NADH-quinone oxidoreductase subunit M — MTTFLTQLGYEAWILHALIWLPLVGMGVVLALPEERAKTVAFGWSLGLFVLSVGLWWAYTPGSADMQMVSSTPWIGMWGIHYALGVDGISLFMILLTTLTTPIAILGSFNYIQKREKAFYALMLLLETGVVGVFAATDLFLFYVFFELTLVPMYFIVGVWGGERRVYAAIKFFLYTAFGSLLMLVAILYLSWRARNALGTPTFGYQDFLTLPLTMREQLLLFSAFALAFAIKVPVFPLHTWLPDAHVEAPTPGSVVLAAVLLKMGTYGFVRFLLPLFPDAAQHPTVVTVMLVLGVVGIVYAAWVAAVQPDAKKLVAYTSVAHMGFVVIGTFALTVNGLQGGLLVMISHGVSTGALFLLLGMLYERRHTRAIDEFGGLGRVAPWLATAFVITALASIGLPGTSGFVGEFLALLGTFETRPGLAILASTGVIFAAYYMLPMVQRVFFNRLDRPENRTIPDLSGRELAVLTPLLALMIWIGVQPTPFLSRMEPSVRGVVERLEDRRADAADPGQAGLLLGQVDAAQLDAVRPEPGAAAPETGGIRAGQVDKETAEESLPASVESSED, encoded by the coding sequence CGGTTGGTCGCTCGGGCTGTTCGTGCTGAGCGTCGGGCTGTGGTGGGCGTACACGCCCGGCAGTGCCGACATGCAGATGGTGAGCTCCACCCCCTGGATCGGGATGTGGGGCATCCACTATGCGCTCGGGGTGGACGGGATCTCGCTGTTCATGATCCTGCTCACCACGCTGACCACACCGATCGCGATCCTGGGCTCGTTCAACTACATCCAGAAGCGTGAGAAGGCGTTCTACGCGCTCATGCTGCTGCTCGAGACCGGCGTCGTCGGCGTCTTCGCCGCCACCGACCTGTTCCTCTTCTACGTGTTCTTCGAACTCACGCTGGTCCCGATGTACTTCATCGTGGGGGTGTGGGGCGGCGAACGGCGCGTGTACGCGGCCATCAAGTTCTTCCTGTACACGGCGTTCGGGTCGCTGCTGATGCTGGTGGCGATCCTCTACCTGTCCTGGCGGGCTCGCAACGCGCTCGGTACGCCCACGTTCGGATACCAGGATTTCCTGACGCTCCCGCTGACGATGCGGGAGCAGCTTCTGCTGTTCAGCGCGTTCGCGCTGGCCTTCGCCATCAAGGTCCCGGTCTTCCCGCTGCACACCTGGTTGCCGGACGCCCACGTAGAGGCGCCGACGCCCGGCTCGGTGGTGCTGGCGGCCGTGTTGCTCAAGATGGGCACGTACGGCTTCGTCCGCTTCCTGCTTCCGTTGTTCCCGGATGCAGCGCAGCACCCGACCGTCGTGACCGTCATGCTGGTGCTGGGGGTGGTCGGTATCGTCTACGCCGCGTGGGTGGCCGCGGTGCAACCCGACGCCAAGAAGCTCGTGGCCTACACCTCCGTGGCCCACATGGGCTTCGTGGTCATCGGCACCTTTGCGCTGACCGTCAACGGGTTGCAGGGCGGCCTGCTCGTCATGATCTCGCACGGGGTCTCGACGGGGGCCCTGTTCCTCCTGCTGGGCATGCTGTACGAGCGGCGCCACACGCGGGCCATCGACGAGTTCGGTGGCCTGGGGCGGGTCGCACCTTGGTTGGCCACCGCGTTCGTGATCACGGCGCTGGCGTCGATCGGGCTTCCGGGCACGAGCGGATTCGTCGGTGAGTTCCTGGCGCTGCTCGGGACGTTCGAGACCCGGCCCGGGCTGGCCATCCTGGCGTCGACGGGGGTCATCTTCGCCGCCTACTACATGCTCCCGATGGTGCAGCGCGTGTTCTTCAACCGGCTCGATCGGCCCGAGAATCGAACCATCCCCGACCTCTCCGGACGCGAGTTGGCGGTTCTGACCCCGCTGCTCGCGTTGATGATCTGGATCGGGGTACAGCCGACGCCTTTCCTGTCCCGCATGGAGCCTTCGGTGCGAGGCGTCGTGGAGCGGCTCGAGGATCGACGTGCGGATGCGGCGGACCCGGGGCAGGCCGGCCTCCTGCTGGGGCAGGTGGACGCCGCGCAGCTGGACGCGGTGCGGCCGGAGCCGGGCGCTGCGGCACCGGAGACCGGAGGCATCCGCGCCGGGCAGGTGGACAAGGAGACCGCGGAGGAGTCCCTCCCGGCGTCCGTCGAATCGTCGGAGGACTGA